The Impatiens glandulifera chromosome 3, dImpGla2.1, whole genome shotgun sequence genome contains a region encoding:
- the LOC124932073 gene encoding BEACH domain-containing protein B isoform X1 → MNIVKGVADLIRRTSSSHNVEPMPGSTTQRFPLPSTEIRFSDVGDEAILSTLWEKYENSVDKVEKRKYLSIFLKQFLAVFKNWEPVSSHQFPEASASETETENADQLVVGCSLGHPSEIILAFTEELMSITVLVNEMDINTTLRAKDQPRTSMSLLIISDGLLVLDAMNIMARSMHNLRVLGYYSGIQRLTALMKAAVVQLKTITGSLSADENAWKSVLENINFLESVLVNVVSILCSFLIVHQNDDKRELHSHSSGLTGPGNTATSFGSSKGAFPENRQNWHRKAVMTLMEAGGLNWLVELLRVMRRLSIRDECGNISLQHLTLKSLRSALADNTRGQSHFRSIGGLEVLLDGLGLPSNIVFRDENFVGDVLNLHVLSLEVLREAIFGNLNNLQFLCENGRIHKFANSFCSPAFMLQENWKKSDYMSRHADLIKDGNNLFTEGKVPLSEFSASFCSQQWAEFVVKSSRALASFLLAPEDIQSHDVLLSSGRNSAAVSPVCMELSLKWFVRVLFMVFPCIKACSSMNELPRQLRSFVYTIQHYVLFAFRKLLVSTPTLIELLRAESIWDLVFSDNFFYFGSASGECLEYDRYSDVPIYGLDVSSGDLTNQKAAGFEFDILQIEVVSFVEFVATLNGSSHNMPECYVLLNALEHSACRPEMTAVLAKSLLRILQLSTEKSISSFKSLDAISRVLKIACRFAQESGSPVISSPFVENIMEGDKSFDFDGPQPSGTSQNRHKGLEACMELFAEYFSVTDDAKSLVLRSSASVDCLFDLFWEESLRKRVLVYILDLMKISPISVEEQKAKLYLCSKYLEMFTHVKEHERNFVELSIDLLVGMRDMLVIDQVHYQALFRDGQCFLHVVSLLNGSLDEANGQMLLWNVLQTLTCLLQGNDDSKTAFRALVGRGYHTLQSLLLDFCHNKPSEELLNVLLDMLVDGKFDIKSTPIIKNEDVILLYLSVLQKSSDSLRDSGLNFFLQLLRESISNRASCVRAGMLNFLLDWFSQEENDTVILEIAQLIQVSGGYSISGKDIRKIFALLRSDKVLGRTQFCSLLLTSMLSMLNEKGPSAFFDLNGNNSGIVIKTPMQWPVNKGFSFSCWLRIENYPRTGSMGLFSFLTDNGRGSLAVIEKDKLIYESINQKHQCLSLPVNLVRKKWHFLCITHSIGRAFSGGSQLRCYVDGALVSSEKCRYAKVPESLINCTIGSKIDLIAYEEDNSMHTIKNASPFYGQIGPVYMFNDAITSEQVQGIFSLGPSYMYSFLDSEGAVCSDNPLPGGILDAKDGLASKIIFGLNAQASNSRTLFNVAPLVDNTMDKNLFEATVLAGTQLCSRRLLQEIIYCVGGITVFFPLLTQSDLYDDNEEAGYSQSHLLTSITKKHLIGEVIELIASVLDENLSNQQQMLLLSGFSVLGFLMQSVPPQHLNLDTLSALKHLFNVVANCGLSDLLVAEAISNIFLKPQIWVYATYKVQRELYMFLVQQFDNDPRLLTSLCRLPHVLDVIRRFYWDNAKNQNASESQPPLYPITVQILAAKPKLEEVSKIRLMLLSLGEMSLRQNISVADIKALIAFFETCQDMACIEDVLHMVIRAVSQKPLLASFLDQVNYIGGCHLFVNLLERDSESIRLLSLQFLGRLLVGLPSEKKGSKFFNLTVGRSKFFSEGHRKFSSRMQPIFSSISVRLFRFPQTDVVCATLFDVLLGGASPKQVLQKHGQLDRQKSNHSQFFLPQILVLIFEFLSGCEDNLARIKIIGDLLELLESNPSNIEALMENGWNAWLIACTRIHAFKSYNLDAHVISDSQKSELSILRSFFCVVHSHYIHSVKGGWQQLEESVNFLLMQCKLDGTSYGFLVRDIYEDLVQRLINLSSGDNIFMSQPCRDNTLYLLKLVDEMLLSETDHDLLFTASSSNLPQDILLSESQKDLNSDLFEALKLESEDLSRNPWLSKEPTGVRIDIGNDGWWILYDNLWIIIGMMHGKVPGKPLPKPSSSMGPSFSQRARGLVESLNIPAAEMAAVVVSGGISNALGGKSNRSIDKAMMLRAEKCPRIVFRLLILYLCRASLQRASQYVQQIIPLLPYFLAADDEQSKSRLQLFIWRLLSVKLQYGSQDDGARFHVIAHLIRETINYGKSMLASSITGKDDSTDSVGHSKETVTIQNLIQKDRVLSAVADELKYKDTLRTDRSRQLHELQTRMDENASSEANQTKAFELEIQNSLSTILSWDDNRRASYQTSLDENQQVIAGKWIHMVRSLIDERGPWSANPFPNSTVTHWKLDKTEDSWRRRPKLRRNYHFNEKLCQPLSTLAINESNPPINESKFLLRGPIPEKIKWLLQKRIHRITDESFSGLLENHAESSGQQVSDDLLDKPVPEVLKDSDDKKDTSQGKNDLSSLVETESSEVLLCAPCVLVATKRKLAGRLIVMRNAMHFSADFIAEGTGGSTVFKTLQTSSKPDQIGGSQNRKFPVWPSNLDLGPDKGNLVEKTDVIRGEILKNFKIIKRHRRWNISKVKAVHWTRYLLRYTAIEIFFNDSIPPVFLNFASQKDAKDIGTLIVSTRNEMLLPKGSKDKTAAISFVDRRMAQEMAETARETWRRREMTNFEYLMILNTLAGRSYNDLTQYPVFPWVLADYSSEILDFNKASTFRDLSKPVGALDGKRLEVFEDRYRNFCDPDIPNFYYGSHYSSMGIVLFYLLRLEPFTSLHRSLQGGKFDHADRLFHGIEATYRNCLSNTSDVKELIPEFFYMPEFLVNSNSYHFGVKQDGEPLGDVFLPPWAKGSPEEFINRNREALESEYVSSNLHNWIDLVFGYKQRGKPAVEAANIFYYVTYEGAVDLEAMEDELQRSALEDQIANFGQTPIQIFRKKHPRRGPPIPIAHPLHFAPSSINLTSIVSSTTNSHSAIVYTNILDYNVILVNDELVMSVKMWLTTQLQSGGNFTFSSSQDPFFGIGYDVLSPRKIGSALAEPIELGAQCFATLATPSENFLVSCGNWENSFQITSLSDGRIVQSIRQHKDVVNCVAVSSDGTVLATGSYDTTVMVWEVLRAKATDKKVRATLPDGPRKDIVVAETPFHILCGHDDIITCLYVSVELDIIISGSKDGTCVFHTLRGGIYIRSLQHPSGCALSKLIVSRHGRIVLFGEDDLTLHLYSINGKHIASSESNGRLTCVELSSCGEFLVCAGDLGQIIVRSMKFLDVVSKYNGVGKMITSLAVTPEECFLAGTRDGNLLVYSIENPQLHKTSLPRNSKSKT, encoded by the exons TGGACATTAACACCACACTACGAGCAAAGGACCAACCAAGGACTTCAATGAGTTTACTCATAATATCTGATGGGTTGCTAGTTCTTGATGCAATGAATATCATGGCACGATCAATGCACAACTTACGGGTTCTTGGTTACTATAGTGGAATTCAAAGGCTTACAGCATTGATGAAAG CTGCTGTTGTTCAACTCAAAACTATCACTGGATCTCTTTCTGCTGATGAAAATGCATGGAAATCAGTTTtagaaaatatcaatttcttgGAAAGTGTGCTTGTAAATGTGGTCTCCATATTATGTAGCTTCCTGATTGTGCACCAAAATGATGATAAACGAGAGTTACACAGCCACAGTTCAGGGTTAACTGGTCCAGGGAACACTGCGACCTCTTTTGGATCTTCCAAGGGAGCTTTTCCTGAAAATAGGCAAAATTGGCATAGGAAGGCAGTCATGACGCTGATGGAAGCTGGAGGCCTAAATTGGTTAGTAG AGCTGCTGCGTGTTATGAGACGACTAAGTATAAGAGATGAATGTGGTAATATATCACTTCAACATTTGACCTTAAAATCTCTTCGATCAGCCCTAGCTGATAACACACGTGGTCAAAGTCATTTTAGAAGTATTGGAGGACTTGAAGTTCTGTTAGACGGACTGGGACTTCCGTCAAACATTGTTTTCAG AGATGAAAATTTTGTTGGAGATGTTCTCAATCTTCATGTTCTTTCATTGGAGGTTCTAAGGGAGGCTAT CTTTGGTAACTTGAACAACTTGCAATTTCTGTGTGAGAATGGAAGGATACATAAATTTGCAAATAGTTTTTGTTCGCCTGCATTCATGCTTCAAGAGAACTGGAAGAAATCTGATTATATGTCTAGGCATGCAGATTTAATTAAAGATGGGAATAATTTGTTCACTGAAGGTAAAGTGCCTTTATCTGAGTTCTCTGCAAGCTTTTGTTCCCAGCAGTGGGCAGAGTTTGTTGTCAAGTCAAGCAGAGCTCTAGCTTCTTTCCTTCTGGCACCAGAAGATATTCAATCCCATGATGTTTTACTGTCATCTGGTAGAAATTCAGCTGCAGTTTCACCTGTATGCATGGAACTTTCATTGAAATGGTTTGTGAGGGTTTTGTTTATGGTGTTTCCATGCATTAAGGCATGTTCAAGTATGAATGAACTTCCCCGTCAGCTGAG ATCCTTTGTCTATACTATTCAGCACTATGTTCTTTTTGCATTCAGAAAGCTTCTTGTCTCAACACCTACCTTAATAGAGCTACTCAGGGCTGAATCAATATGGGACCTTGTATTTTCTGATAACTTTTTCTATTTTGGATCAGCTTCAGGAGAATGTCTTGAATATGATAGATACAGTGATGTTCCTATATATGGATTGGACGTATCTAGTGGTGACCTGACAAACCAAAAAGCTGCTggttttgaatttgatattctTCAAATCGAAGTGGTATCATTTGTGGAATTTGTAGCCACTTTAAATGGGAGTTCACATAATATG CCTGAGTGTTATGTTCTATTAAATGCCCTTGAGCATTCTGCTTGCCGTCCTGAAATGACTGCCGTCCTTGCAAAAAGTCTGCTTCGTATTTTGCAGCTTTCAACTGAGAAATCTATCTCTTCCTTTAAGTCACTTGATGCAATTTCTCGTGTACTTAAAATTGCATGTCGTTTCGCTCAAGAATCTGGTAGCCCTGTCATTTCAAGTCCTTTTGTAGAGAATATCATGGAAGGTGATAAATCATTTGATTTTGATGGACCACAGCCTTCTGGTACATCTCAAAATCGGCACAAGGGCCTCGAAGCTTGTATGGAGCTTTTTGCAGAATACTTCTCAGTTACTGATGATGCAAAAAGCTTGGTTTTGCGTAGTTCGGCTTCTGTTGActgtttgtttgatttattctGGGAAGAAAGTTTGAGAAAGCGGGTGCTTGTTTATATTCTCGACCTTATGAAG ATCTCTCCAATTTCTGTGGAGGAACAGAAGGCGAAATTGTACTTATGCTCGAAGTATTTGGAGATGTTTACTCATGTTAAAGAGCATGAAAGAAACTTTGTTGAGTTGTCAATTGATCTATTAGTTGGGATGCGAGATATGCTTGTCATAGACCAAGTG CACTACCAAGCCTTGTTCCGTGATGGGCAGTGCTTCTTGCATGTTGTATCATTGTTAAATGGGAGCCTTGATGAGGCAAATGGACAGATGTTACTTTGGAATGTTCTTCAAACTCTCACATGCCTGCTCCAAGGCAATGATGATTCCAAG ACTGCATTTAGAGCTCTTGTTGGAAGGGGATATCATACTTTACAGAGCTTATTGTTGGACTTTTGTCATAATAAACCTAGTGAAGAACTTCTGAATGTTCTGCTTGACATGCTTGTTGATGGGAAATTCGACATTAAATCAACACCTATAATAAAG AATGAGGATGTTATTTTGCTCTATCTTAGTGTGCTCCAAAAG AGCAGTGATTCTTTGCGGGATAGTGGACTCAACTTTTTTCTTCAGCTGCTAAGAGAATCCATATCCAATCGAGCATCATGTGTCAGAGCTGGGATGCTTAATTTTCTACTTGATTGGTTTTCTCAAGAAGAGAATGATACTGTGATTCTCGAAATTGCTCAACTAATTCAGGTTTCAGGTGGCTATAGCATATCAGGGAAGGACATCCGTAAAATATTTGCTTTACTTCGCAGTGATAAAGTTCTTGGACGTACACAATTCTGCTCATTACTGTTAACGAGTATGCTGTCCATGCTGAATGAGAAAGGACCAAGTGCTTTTTTCGATCTCAACGGCAATAACTCT GGGATTGTAATTAAAACGCCGATGCAATGGCCTGTGAACAAgggattttctttttcttgttggCTAAGGATAGAAAACTATCCTAGAACAGGATCAATGGGACTGTTTAGTTTTCTAACTGATAATGGAAGAGGTTCCTTGGCCGTTATTGAAAAGGACAAACTTATTTATGAG TCTATTAATCAGAAACATCAATGTCTTTCATTGCCTGTTAACCTTGTGAGAAAGAAGTGGCATTTTCTTTGTATTACTCATAGCATCGGTAGAGCATTTTCCGGGGGTAGCCAACTGAGATGTTATGTTGATGGGGCTCTTGTATCATCTGAGAAATGCAG ATATGCCAAAGTCCCTGAATCATTGATAAATTGTACGATAGGGTCAAAAATTGATCTTATTGCATATGAAGAAGATAATTCCATGCACACAATTAAAAATGCATCTCCATTTTATGGTCAGATTGGTCCAGTTTATATGTTTAATGATGCTATCACTTCTGAACAAGTCCAGGGTATCTTCTCCTTGGGACCAAGCTATATGTATAGTTTTCTTGATAGTGAAGGTGCAGTTTGTTCCGACAATCCTTTACCTGGGGGAATCCTTGATGCCAAAGATGGCCTTGCttccaaaataatttttggCCTTAATGCTCAG GCGAGTAACAGCCGGACTTTATTTAATGTTGCACCACTGGTGGATAATACAATGGACAAGAATCTGTTCGAAGCAACTGTCCTGGCAGGAACGCAGTTATGTTCACGGCGCTTGCTGCAAGAAATAATCTACTGTGTTGGAGGCATAACTGTGTTTTTTCCTCTTCTCACTCAGTCTGATCTATATGATGATAATGAAGAGGCTGGGTATTCTCAAAGCCATCTATTGACATCTATcacaaaaaaacatttaattggGGAAGTCATTGAACTTATAGCTTCTGTCCTTGATGAAAATTTATCCAACCAGCAACAGATGCTCCTCCTTTCTGGCTTCTCAGTTCTGGGGTTTTTAATGCAATCAGTTCCTCCTCAGCATTTGAATTTGGATACACTTTCAGCACTGAAACATTTGTTTAATGTTGTGGCAAACTGTG GTTTATCAGATCTGCTTGTTGCAGAAgctatatcaaatatatttctgAAGCCTCAAATATGGGTATACGCAACATACAAGGTTCAAAGGGAGTTATATATGTTTCTTGTTCAGCAATTTGATAATGATCCAAGGCTTCTAACAAGTCTTTGCCGTCTACCTCATGTCCTTGACGTAATAAGAAGATTCTATTGGGATAATGCAAAAAATCAAAACGCTAGTGAAAGCCAGCCTCCATTGTATCCCATAACAGTACAAATACTTGCAGCAAAACCTAAGCTGGAGGAAGTGTCTAAAATTCGACTTATGCTGTTAAGCCTTGGTGAAATGAGTCTTAG GCAGAATATATCTGTTGCAGATATAAAAGCTCTTATTGCTTTCTTTGAGACATGCCAAGATATGGCTTGTATTGAAGATGTTCTTCATATGGTTATACGTGCTGTTTCACAGAAGCCATTGCTTGCTTCATTTTTGGATCAGGTTAACTATATTGGTGGCTGCCACTTATTTGTTAATCTTCTTGAAAG GGATTCGGAGTCTATCCGATTGCTAAGCTTGCAGTTCCTGGGCCGCCTTTTGGTTGGCCTTCCATCTGAGAAGAAGGGATCAAAGTTTTTCAATCTTACTGTTGGGAGATCAAAATTTTTTTCTGAAGGGCATAGAAAATTCAGTTCAAGGATGCAACCAATTTTCTCTTCTATATCTGTTAGGCTGTTCAGATTTCCGCAGACAGATGTAGTCTGCGCAACTTTATTTGATGTACTTCTTGGTGGTGCTAGCCCAAAACAG GTTCTTCAGAAACATGGCCAGCTGGACAGACAGAAAAGCAATCATTCTCAATTTTTCCTTCCTCAGATCTTAGTTCTTATTTTCGAATTCTTATCAGGCTGCGAAGATAATTTAgcaagaattaaaataattggaGACCTGCTTGAACTTCTTGAGTCAAATCCATCAAACATTGAAGCTCTAATG GAAAATGGTTGGAATGCCTGGTTAATAGCATGCACAAGAATTCATGCATTTAAAAGTTACAATCTGGATGCACATGTTATCAGTGATAGTCAGAAAAGTGAGCTAAGTATTTTGAGGAGTTTTTTCTGTGTTGTTCATTCTCATTACATTCACTCTGTGAAAGGTGGTTGGCAACAGTTAGAAGAGTCTGTAAATTTCCTTCTAATGCAATGTAAACTG GATGGTACATCATATGGGTTCCTGGTTCGTGACATTTATGAAGATCTAGTTCAGAGGCTCATCAATTTATCTTCTGgggataatatttttatgtcaCAACCATGTCGAGACAACACACTCTATCTTCTCAAGCTTGTCGATGAAATGCTCCTCTCTGAAACTGATCACGATCTTCTG TTTACTGCAAGTAGCTCAAATCTACCTCAAGATATTCTACTGTCAGAAAGTCAGAAAGATTTGAACTCTGATTTGTTTGAGGCCCTGAAATTAGAGTCTGAAGATTTATCAAG AAACCCGTGGTTATCTAAAGAGCCTACTGGAGTTAGAATTGATATAGGGAATGATGGATGGTGGATTTTATATGATAATCTATGGATTATTATTGGTATGATGCATGGGAAAGTACCAGGTAAGCCATTGCCCAAACCATCATCCTCAATGGGGCCATCTTTCAGTCAAAGGGCACGTGGGTTGGTGGAATCATTAAATATCCCTGCTGCAGAAATGGCTGCCGTGGTCGTTTCAGGAGGTATAAGCAATGCGTTGGGTGGAAAATCAAATAGAAGCATTGACAAGGCGATGATGTTAAGAGCTGAGAAGTGCCCTAGAATTGTTTTTAGACTTTTGATTCTATATCTTTGTAGAGCTTCTCTTCAAAGAGCTTCTCAATATGTCCAACAGATCATTCCTCTTTTGCCGTATTTTCTGGCTGCTGATGATGAGCAAAGCAAGAGCCGATTGCAGCTTTTCATTTG GCGTTTGCTATCTGTGAAATTGCAGTATGGAAGTCAGGATGATGGTGCTCGTTTCCATGTCATAGCGCACTTGATTAGAGAAACAATCAACTATGGAAAATCAATGCTTGCTTCGAGTATTACAGGCAAAGATGACTCAACAGATTCAGTTGGTCATTCAAAAGAAACAGTCACCATTCAAAACCTGATTCAGAAGGATCGTGTGCTTTCTGCG GTTGCTGATGAACTGAAATATAAGGATACGTTAAGAACTGATCGTTCTAGACAGTTGCATGAGCTCCAAACCAGGATGGATGAAAATGCATCTTCTGAAGCTAATCAAACAAAGGCTTTTGAACTTGAGATACAGAACAGCTTAAGCACAATTCTTTCTTGGGATGATAACAGAAGGGCTTCTTACCAGACTTCTCTTGACGAGAACCAACAAGTTATTGCT GGAAAATGGATACATATGGTGCGCAGTTTGATTGATGAGAGAGGTCCATGGTCTGCTAATCCCTTCCCAAACAGTACTGTTACACATTGGAAGCTTGACAAAACTGAAGATTCTTGGAGGCGTAGGCCCAAGTTAAGAAGAAATTATCACTTTAATGAAAAGCTTTGTCAACCTCTATCAACTCTGGCGATAAATGAGTCTAATCCTCCCATTAACGAATCAAAGTTTTTACTTAGGGGCCCTATTCCTGAGAAAATCAAATGGTTACTGCAGAAACGAATCCATAGGATAACAGATGAGAGCTTCTCAGGTTTGCTGGAGAATCATGCTGAATCAAGCGGACAGCAAGTCTCTGATGATCTTTTGGATAAGCCAGTGCCTGAGGTCTTAAAAGACAGCGATGATAAAAAAGATACATCTCAAGGAAAAAATGATTTGTCTTCTTTGGTAGAAACAGAAAGTAGCGAG GTTCTCTTATGTGCCCCTTGTGTACTAGTTGCCACCAAAAGGAAATTAGCTGGACGCTTGATTGTCATGAGGAACGCAATGCATTTTTCTGCTGACTTCATAGCTGAAGGTACAGGAGGATCAACTGTGTTTAAAACATTACAGACATCAAGCAAGCCTGACCAAATTGGAGGATCCCAGAACAGAAAGTTTCCTGTGTGGCCCAGTAATCTGGATTTGGGCCCGGATAAGGGAAATTTAGTGGAGAAAACTGATGTAATCCGTGGAGAGATTCTTaagaatttcaaaattatcaaacgTCATCGAAGATGGAATATCTCTAAG GTTAAAGCTGTACACTGGACTCGCTATCTTCTCAGATACACTGCCATTGAGATTTTCTTCAACGATTCAATCCCTCCAGTATTTTTGAATTTTGCATCACAAAAGGATGCAAAAGATATTGGAACCTTGATAGTGTCTACAAGGAATGAAATGTTGCTTCCCAAAGGAAGCAAGGACAAGACTGCAGCAATTTCTTTTGTTGATAGACGCATGGCACAAGAGATGGCAGAGACTGCAAGAGAGACATGGAGGAGACGGGAAAtgacaaattttgaatatttgatgATCCTTAATACACTTGCTGGAAGATCTTATAATGATTTAACACAATATCCCGTATTTCCCTGGGTACTGGCTGATTATTCCTCAGAGATCCTTGATTTCAACAAAGCATCAACTTTCCGAGACCTTTCCAAGCCTGTCGGAGCACTGGATGGGAAGCGGTTGGAG GTTTTTGAAGATAGATACCGGAACTTCTGTGATCCTGATATTCCCAA CTTTTACTATGGCTCTCACTACTCAAGCATGGGAATTGTGCTCTTTTACCTACTCAGGCTAGAGCCATTCACATCCCTGCATCGCTCTCTGCAG GGTGGCAAGTTTGACCATGCAGATCGCCTTTTCCATGGAATTGAGGCAACCTATAGGAATTGCCTTTCTAACACAAGTGATGTGAAGGAATTGATTCCTGAATTCTTTTACATGCCAGAGTTTCTTGTCAATTCAAACTCTTATCATTTTGGAGTAAAGCAAGATGGTGAACCTCTGGGTGATGTTTTCCTTCCTCCTTGGGCCAAG GGGTCTCCTGAAGAATTCATTAACAGAAATCGTGAAGCTCTTGAAAGTGAATATGTTAGTTCAAATCTCCATAACTGGATTGATTTAGTGTTTGGTTATAAGCAGCGTGGAAAGCCTGCTGTTGAG GCagcaaatatattttattatgtaacATATGAAGGTGCCGTTGATTTAGAGGCAATGGAGGATGAATTGCAGAGGTCAGCCTTGGAAGATCAAATAGCTAACTTCGGTCAGACTCCAATTCAGATATTCCGTAAAAAACACCCTAGAAGAGGGCCTCCAATCCCAATTGCGCATCCCCTTCATTTTGCTCCTAGTTCCATTAACCTAACTTCCATTGTTTCTAGTACAACTAATTCTCATTCAGCAATTGTCTATACTAACATTCTTGATTATAATGTTATTCTCGTCAACGATGAATTGGTTATGTCCGTCAAAATGTGGTTAACAACACAACTGCAATCTGGTGGCAATTTTACCTTCTCCAGCTCTCAG GATCCTTTTTTTGGGATCGGCTATGATGTTCTTTCTCCCCGTAAAATTGGGAGTGCATTGGCTGAACCTATTGAGCTTGGAGCTCAATGTTTTGCAACACTGGCAACACCATCAGAAAACTTTCTGGTATCCTGTGGCAACTGGGAGAATAGCTTTCAGATTACATCCCTTTCTGATGGAAGAATTGTACAGAGCATCAGACAGCATAAAGATGTTGTCAATTGTGTTGCAG TGTCATCCGATGGAACTGTCCTAGCTACGGGAAGTTACGACACTACAGTCATGGTTTGGGAAGTTTTACGTGCTAAAGCCACTGACAAGAAAGTTCGTGCCACATTACCAGATGGTCCTCGCAAAGACATTGTTGTTGCTGAAACTCCATTCCATATCTTGTGTGGACACGATGATATAATTACATGCTTGTACGTTAGTGTTGAGCTTGACATAATCATTAGTGGTTCAAAAGATGGAACCTGTGTTTTCCATACCCTGAGGGGCGGAATATACATAAGATCTCTCCAGCATCCTTCTGGTTGTGCATTGTCAAAGCTTATTGTGTCTCGTCATGGACGGATTGTTCTTTTTGGGGAAGATGACTTAACCCTGCACTTATATTCCATAAATGGGAAACATATTGCCTCCTCCGAATCCAATGGTCGCCTCACCTGTGTTGAGCTGAGCAGTTGCGGCGAGTTCTTGGTTTGTGCTGGAGATCTAGGACAGATAATCGTGCGATCTATGAAGTTCCTAGATGTTGTGAGCAAGTACAACGGAGTTGGGAAAATGATAACTTCACTGGCTGTAACTCCTGAAGAGTGTTTCTTGGCTGGGACCAGAGATGGAAATCTTCTTGTGTACTCTATAGAGAATCCTCAGCTTCATAAGACCAGTCTTCCTCGGAATTCAAAATCTAAAACCTAA